In Nocardia terpenica, the genomic window TAGTCCTTCCCCTCCATCCGCACCTTTCCCGCCGACTTGGCGGCCGCCATCGATCCCGCCGCGATCAAGTCGTCGAAGGCGACGACCTCCGCCTTGATGAAGCCGCGTTCGAAGTCGGTGTGGATGACGCCCGCGGCCTTGGGGGCGGTGTCGCCCTGGTGGATGGTCCAGGCGCGGGATTCCTTGGGGCCTGCCGTGAGATAGGTCTGCAGGCCGAGGGTGTGGAAGCCGGCGCGGGCCAGGGCGTGCAGGCCGGGTTCGGACTGGCCGATGGATTCCAGGAGTTCGGCGGCGGACTCGGCGTCCAGCTCCAGCAGTTCGGCCTCCACCTTGGCGTCGAGGAAGACCGAATCCGCCGGGGCGACAGCGGCTTTCAGTTCGGCGACGCGGGCCTCGTCGGTCAGGACGGACTCGTCGGCGTTGAACACGTACAGGAACGGCTTGATGGTGAGCAGCGACAGCTCCCGCAGCAGGTCGGTGTCGAGCCGGTCGCGGACCGAGAACAGGGTGTTGCCCTCGTTCAGGGTGTCCTGGGCCGCCTTGGCCGCGTCGAAGGCGGGCTTGCGGTCCTTCTTGACCCGGGCCTCCTTCTCCAGGCGGGGGACGGCCTTCTCCAGGGTCTGCAGGTCGGCCAGGATCAGCTCGGTCTCGATGACCTCGATGTCGGCCAGCGGGTCGACGCGACCGTCGACATGGACCACGTCGTCGTCGGCGAAGACGCGGACCACCTGGCAGATGGCGTCGGCCTCACGGATATTGGCCAGGAACTTGTTGCCCAGGCCCGCGCCCTCGGACG contains:
- the ychF gene encoding redox-regulated ATPase YchF; protein product: MSLTLGIVGLPNVGKSTLFNALTKNDVLAANYPFATIEPNVGVVPLPDPRLERLAEIFSSERIVPATVSFVDIAGIVKGASEGAGLGNKFLANIREADAICQVVRVFADDDVVHVDGRVDPLADIEVIETELILADLQTLEKAVPRLEKEARVKKDRKPAFDAAKAAQDTLNEGNTLFSVRDRLDTDLLRELSLLTIKPFLYVFNADESVLTDEARVAELKAAVAPADSVFLDAKVEAELLELDAESAAELLESIGQSEPGLHALARAGFHTLGLQTYLTAGPKESRAWTIHQGDTAPKAAGVIHTDFERGFIKAEVVAFDDLIAAGSMAAAKSAGKVRMEGKDYVMHDGDVVEFRFNV